The following coding sequences lie in one Arachis ipaensis cultivar K30076 chromosome B03, Araip1.1, whole genome shotgun sequence genomic window:
- the LOC107634593 gene encoding transcription factor bHLH137-like: MADNKRKTTSNSSSFNNNKELSAGREGRSSKKQRKSNNGGSGVKKGEEKEKEEAPTATATGYIHVRARRGQATDSHSLAERVRREKISERMKMLQRLVPGCDKVTGKALVLDEIINYVQSLQNQVEFLSMKLASVSPFFFDFAMDLDNDNNNGHLVRPLDQNVQNQKISSIASTPALASVPQCSTNQVTPFADTTTMTTTTGTTTFPGANNNNSDYLLDYSSTSPVFLQGQRSSNVFSEYTGGQFWEVEEDQRQKQLLHPYGLGSNLGSLN, encoded by the exons ATGGCGGACAACAAGCGGAAAACTACCTCTAACTCCTCTTCCTTCAACAACAATAAG GAGTTGTCAGCAGGGAGAGAAGGGAGAAGTAGCAAGAAACAAAGGAAGAGTAATAATGGTGGGAGTGGGGTGAAGAAGGGAgaggagaaggaaaaagaagagGCTCCAACAGCAACAGCAACAGGGTATATCCACGTTAGAGCAAGAAGGGGCCAAGCAACTGATAGCCACAGCCTTGCTGAAAGG GTGAGAAGGGAGAAGATAAgtgagaggatgaagatgttgcAACGACTTGTGCCAGGCTGTGATAAG GTAACCGGAAAGGCCCTTGTGTTGGACGAGATCATCAATTATGTTCAGTCCCTACAAAATCAAGTAGAG TTCTTGTCAATGAAGCTTGCTTCAGTCAGCCCCTTCTTCTTTGACTTTGCAATGGACCTAGATAATGATAACAATAATGGTCACTTGGTTAGACCACTGGATCAG AATGTTCAGAATCAGAAGATAAGCAGCATAGCATCAACACCAGCACTGGCATCAGTACCACAATGCAGCACAAACCAGGTTACACCCTTTGCTGATACAACCACCATGACCACTACCACCGGTACCACCACCTTTCCCGGTGCTAATAATAATAACAGTGACTATCTTTTGGATTATTCATCAACATCACCAGTTTTTCTACAAGGACAGAGGTCATCAAATGTCTTCTCTGAG TATACCGGTGGTCAATTCTGGGAAGTAGAAGAAGACCAACGACAAAAGCAGCTTCTTCATCCATATGGACTTGGCAGCAACTTAGGTTCCTTGAATTAA